One window from the genome of Desulfobaccales bacterium encodes:
- a CDS encoding response regulator, protein MPKILLVEDNEMNRDMLSRRLLKAGFEMVSAVDGEQAVDLARSEAPDLILMDISLPGLDGWEATRLLKAMPETRSIPIIALTAHAMAGDREKSLAAGCNDYDTKPIDFRRLLEKIQGFLGKEAT, encoded by the coding sequence ATGCCCAAGATCCTTTTGGTAGAAGATAATGAAATGAATCGCGACATGTTATCGCGGCGCTTGCTCAAGGCTGGCTTTGAGATGGTCAGCGCGGTGGATGGCGAACAGGCAGTTGATCTGGCCCGTTCAGAAGCCCCTGACCTGATCCTCATGGACATCAGTCTGCCCGGCCTGGACGGCTGGGAAGCGACCCGCCTGCTCAAAGCCATGCCGGAAACCCGGTCCATCCCCATTATTGCCCTTACCGCCCATGCCATGGCGGGAGACCGGGAAAAATCATTAGCCGCAGGTTGCAATGACTATGACACCAAACCCATCGACTTTCGCCGGCTGCTGGAAAAAATCCAAGGTTTTTTAGGTAAGGAAGCGACTTAG